One genomic segment of Deltaproteobacteria bacterium includes these proteins:
- a CDS encoding response regulator — MKSLKNATVLVVDDEDELREIFVDEFRAIGAKVFEARQGVEALEILRREKIDVVLSDVRMPGGDGISLIRNIDKEISPKPILFLCSGFSEHSYDEVRALGVVDVFGKPFEWNKIVLAIESALKSSG, encoded by the coding sequence ATGAAGTCTTTAAAAAACGCAACGGTCCTTGTGGTCGACGATGAAGACGAGCTGCGGGAAATATTTGTTGATGAGTTTCGAGCAATCGGCGCAAAAGTTTTTGAAGCCCGCCAAGGTGTAGAGGCGCTTGAGATTTTGCGTCGCGAAAAAATCGATGTCGTGCTTTCGGATGTTCGGATGCCAGGCGGCGACGGGATTTCCCTGATCCGAAATATCGACAAGGAAATTTCACCAAAGCCGATTTTGTTTTTGTGTTCTGGGTTCTCCGAACACTCTTACGACGAAGTTCGAGCACTTGGTGTGGTTGATGTTTTTGGAAAGCCGTTTGAGTGGAACAAAATCGTGCTCGCGATCGAATCTGCGCTGAAGTCCTCTGGCTAG